The uncultured Desulfobulbus sp. genome window below encodes:
- a CDS encoding DUF4157 domain-containing protein — translation MKTLHHSRRLMRGRRIAVIKPACMESNRLALREVLGEPVQTKLRVGAPDDVYEREADRVADQLMGMPEKQLQRQEAEEPLIEEEHPLQVRASDEEEEEAQPKLQDSIVPQGAVSMDRNSQTEGVPLPRTERSFFEPRLGAGLDAVRLHTDTEANRLATGLSARAFTLGSDIYFGSGEYVHGSWESRHLLGHELVHVLQQGSGDKKLRRKIDRISIKKKGIDLYFSLGIYGPNASTSLASTWASNIENNWNQNLKIKDMNVDAKIHVTYKAYPTLPDVDLMQLAVNESNAVYVEKNGFRSYVSYSGWGHGKWSTGRWAKDAKPLVVAHEAGHMMGLEDKYVDIPLLGSVDLPGYEKDIMANFWNDNGKTEFTRGWYGILLYHYFGYRS, via the coding sequence ATGAAAACTCTGCACCATTCTCGACGTTTGATGCGTGGGCGGCGGATCGCAGTGATCAAGCCCGCTTGCATGGAATCCAATCGTCTGGCACTGCGCGAGGTTTTGGGGGAGCCTGTGCAGACTAAACTGCGGGTTGGTGCGCCGGATGATGTGTATGAACGTGAGGCAGATCGCGTCGCCGATCAACTCATGGGCATGCCGGAAAAACAGCTACAGCGTCAGGAAGCGGAAGAGCCCTTGATTGAAGAAGAACATCCTCTGCAGGTGCGTGCATCAGATGAGGAGGAGGAAGAAGCGCAGCCCAAATTACAAGATTCGATCGTTCCCCAAGGGGCAGTTTCAATGGATCGAAACAGTCAAACAGAAGGCGTACCTCTGCCCCGTACAGAACGTAGCTTCTTTGAACCTCGGCTTGGTGCTGGGCTTGATGCTGTTCGGCTTCACACCGATACAGAGGCCAACCGTCTGGCCACTGGGCTTTCTGCCCGTGCATTCACCCTGGGCAGTGACATTTATTTTGGATCGGGGGAGTATGTTCACGGAAGCTGGGAGAGTCGCCATCTGCTCGGGCATGAGTTGGTCCATGTCCTTCAACAGGGGAGCGGTGATAAAAAGCTGCGGCGTAAGATAGATCGGATTTCCATTAAAAAGAAGGGGATTGATCTCTATTTTAGTCTTGGTATCTACGGTCCCAATGCCAGCACCTCGCTTGCCTCGACCTGGGCCTCCAATATTGAAAATAATTGGAACCAGAACTTGAAAATAAAAGACATGAACGTTGATGCCAAGATTCATGTCACCTACAAGGCCTATCCCACCCTGCCGGATGTTGATTTGATGCAGTTGGCAGTGAACGAATCCAATGCCGTCTACGTCGAAAAGAATGGTTTTCGCTCTTATGTCTCCTATTCCGGTTGGGGGCATGGAAAATGGAGTACCGGCCGTTGGGCCAAAGATGCCAAGCCCCTGGTTGTTGCCCACGAAGCAGGCCACATGATGGGACTGGAAGACAAGTATGTCGACATCCCCCTGTTAGGCAGCGTTGATTTACCGGGATATGAAAAAGATATCATGGCCAATTTCTGGAATGATAACGGTAAAACCGAATTTACCCGGGGCTGGTACGGAATCCTTCTTTACCATTATTTTGGATATCGTTCCTAG